CTCTACGGGAGACGTCCCGACGGATAAGAGGAAGTCATTGAGGCCCGGTGTGGGATATATATACGTCTCAGCGAGCCTCTTGCGCTCTTCGTCCATCCTGCGCCATCGCTCTGTCAAGGTTTGCCACTGGAAATCATCGAAGAGTTCGTCTGCAAGCCTTCGAAGATTGCCGTCGTCGGGGCCTCACAAAACCGCAACCGCCCTGTATACGGCGTCATGACATACTTAAAGAGGGCAGGTTTCAACGTATATCCGGTCAACCCTTCTCT
The Acetomicrobium sp. S15 = DSM 107314 DNA segment above includes these coding regions:
- a CDS encoding CoA-binding protein, which produces MPLEIIEEFVCKPSKIAVVGASQNRNRPVYGVMTYLKRAGFNVYPVNPSL